In the Balaenoptera ricei isolate mBalRic1 chromosome 1, mBalRic1.hap2, whole genome shotgun sequence genome, GCAAGTCACTGCTCCCAAGTCTCCTTCTCAGTGAGGACCGCGACCACCCTATTTAACATTGCACCCTCCCCATGCACTCATGACCCCCTCACCTGCTCTGTTTCTTCTCACAGCACTTATTACCTCCTACACGCACTTTACTTACTTATTTCATAATCATTGTTTCCACGAGgcagtgggtttttgttttgttttgtttacggATATGTTCCAGGCACCCAGGGTGGTGCCTGATATAataattgttaaatgaatgaataatagtaATACTGGCAAGTGGTGATGGAGCCCTGACTCTGTGCCAGTACTTGGCTAAGCCCCTTCCACATATTATCTAATGGAATCTTCACAAAGCCCAGTGAAGTAGGGACTGTATTTttatacccattttgcagatgaggaaaccgaggctcagtgATTtgaccaaggtcacccagctagtaaatggtggagCCAGCGTGAGGACAAAAAGGGGCTCACAGGAAGGACACAGAGGCTGACTTTCAGGGCCACCCAGTCCTGCATTCTCTCAGTAGCTGGGGTGACCAGGTAGCCATGTGGGGAAGAGGCAGGAACTAGAAATTGGGGGCCAATTAGAGGGTGATGTCTCCTGAGAGAAAGAggcagggtgggcagggaagGTCCTGGCAAAGATGTGAATCTGCCCTTCTGCCCTTTTCAGTGGGTGGTCTGCAGGTGGCTTTTTTAGAAGAGGGGCAGAATACCATCAAAGCAAGACTGCCATGATTAGCCGGGGGCCTGGGCGGGCTCTCTGAGTGGGTGCTGGTGGAGGGCCGGGTTCAGCGGGGCCCTGTGGGGAGCGTGGAGGCTCTGGTCACAGAATGGCTGTGGGAGGCCAGAGAAGAAAGGACGCAAGTAGCCTTTGAAGTCCCAGCTCTTGCCTGGGGCTCACTCTGGGGAGAGTGTGTGGAGCGGGGAGCCTGGGAGGCTTGGGGGCCGGAGGGGTGTGCAGGCTAGCTGAGGGCTTGGGGGCTGGAGCTGGCCTGGGGGACCTGTCAGGGACGCCACCTCACTGGGCTGCCTGTTGCAGAATCCACACAGGCGACAGACCCTACAAGTGCCCACATCCTGGCTGCGAAAAGGCTTTCACTCAGCTCTCCAACCTCCAGGTGAGTGCCCGCCTGCCTCCGCCAGGTgcacagcccctcctccccaggggagcgtaaggagggggtggggctgggggagtccAGCCAGCTCCCGACCCCTGCTGTGCTCCCCACAGTCTCACCAGCGCCAGCACAACAAGGACAAGCCCTACAAGTGTCCCAACTGCTACCGGGCCTACTCGGACTCCGCCTCCCTGCAGATCCACCTCTCGGCCCATGCCATCAAGCATGCCAAGGCCTACTGCTGCAGCATGTGCGGGCGGGCCTACACCTCGGTGAGTGCGGGGCCCCCAGgagcctctccctctccccggcctccTCAGACCTGTACTGAtgctcccattttccagatgaggaaactgaggccgagaGAAGGGCAGTGACTTCCCAAGATcacagtgagtggcagagccagggcttctGCTTTCCAGTTCAGTTTTCGGCTGCTAAGGCCGAGCTCTCCCCAGGCAGCCTTTCGCCTGGGTTCTGGAGATGTGGTTTTTTCCAGGCAGTGTGGGGTGGTGGGCGGGGAGGCGCTGACAACCTGCTCCCCAGAGCCAGGGAGGGAGTAGGTCCTTTCCCCACTGGGGAAGCTGCAACCCCTGTCATGCCCACAAGGTGGCACAGTGACCTGGCCCAGAGCCACCTTCATCTCCCAGGAAAGGCCCAAACAGGGCCAGAAAGGTGCCGGTCCTCCATCCCTGGATGGGAATTTCCCTAAACAAGGGCCTTTCAGACCCAGGAGAGGGAGTCCAAGTGAGTCACTTATGTGTCCAAATATTCTGGTTAACAGACCCCCACATGTACCCAGACTGAtcaccaagcctcagtttcctcatctgtaaaatggaagaggTAATAGTTCTTAACTTGTAGGGCTGTTGGCTGGCAGAGTCAGCGCCTGACAGACCTTAGCTAACACAATGATTTATTCACCCAGTGTTTGCTGAACacttgtgccaggcacttgggAATCAGGATGAATCAAACAGGCATATTCTTTGCCCCCAGGCAGGTTAGAGTGCACTGctggagacagacattaaacaagtAACCACACAAGCGGATATGTAATGACAAATAACTGCTCTAAGCAGGCTTTGTCAACTTCGACCCATGTTGACATCTTTGCCGAGGGGTTGCTGTCCTGTGCGTtacaggatgtttagcaacatccttggcctctacccactagcaACCCCTCCCTGAAAATGCctccagactttgccaaatgtccctggggTGAGGGGGGGAAATTGCCtctgattgagaaccactgctgtaaaggaaaaaaaggaaacatatgtTTTGAAAGGCAGCTGCAGGGAGGACAAAATGGAGTTGGGGAAGGGAGATGGGTTGGGATAGGAAGTATCCTATGATAGGAAGTATCCTATGAGGAAGTAACATTTAGAGGAAGCCTTGAAGGTAATTGGCCAGGTGAGGAGGAGTGGAGCGGGAAGGACTTTCCATGCAGGGGAACAGGGAATGCAAACACCCCCGACGTGGAACAGTCGCGGTATGTTCCAGGAACTGAAGGAAAATCAGGTCACACGAGGCTGTCGGTCCCTGTTAGGGAGTCTGGATGTTTTTCCTGGTGGAGAGGGGACCCATGGGGAGGGGACTGTCCAGGAGGGTAGTTTTGAAAGTTCACTTTGGCTGGAGAGGGGCGCATGGATTGCACCTTCCTATACGCGTTCCCTCTTAGAGGAGGGGCCACCAGCGGTCACAGCCTTTGTTCTTAGAGGGGATCTGAACTCTGGGGGGAAGGGGCTGTCACATCTCACCTGGCCTGAGGCCCCACCCTGAACTGGGCCTGACTGGGCTCCACAGAACAAGGataattaccttttttaaaaacacatattaatgGATTGACTTTTAAACTACTTTAAtacataaaagaaacattttagaatAGTGAACCCTCGTGTTCCCATCAGACCCCAGAACCTGGCATCGGTCTGTGCTGCCTCATCCATATCCCTGTTTTTTGAAGTAAAACTGACATCACATTGTTCCATCCGAAAATTTTCACTTTGTGTCTTTAAACATAAAGACTGCTCTTTTGAACTTATCCACAATACCTTTATAATACCTTAAAATGATTCACCGTAGTCCTTAATATCGTCAAATACCCAGCTGGTAttcacattttcatttgtctcatggatgccataatttataattttatttacttacaaattttattttttaatcaagatCCAAATAAAATTCTTACGTTGCACTGGGTCAATATATCTTTTAAACTATTGGTCCTCCACCCCACCTCAACaccactgtcttttttttctttgcaatttaCTTATTGAAGAATAGTTTCCTAgtttggattttgctgattgcttCCCTTCAGTGTTGTTTGATAGCGCTTTGCCACCACATTTGAGGGCTTCCTCTGCCGGATTCTGAGCAAGCTGAGGTATGAGGCCAAGGAGTGGCAGGTGGGAACCAGAGCACCACCTTAGTGTGAaagcctgtgggcctgcaggTGAGCCTTGGGTCACCTCGCCCACCCAGTCTTGGTTGCCTCAGGTCAGACTTAGCAGAGTCTGTGGCAGCGTTCAGGGGATTAGGTGAGCATGCCCAGTTTAAGCTTCCCAAAGTCACCAATCAGATCAGGCCCCACTTCTTCCCAAAGGAGGATGGAGCATGGGGGTGCAGAGGCCGGGGCTCCCATCACCACCTAGAACGAAATGTAGAGACTAGGGAAGCAGTGGTCCCCTCATCCCTACTGCATGCTAAGAGTTTTACCCACATCACCATAGCAACCCTTTTCCCCATCCCTgcctgcagaggaggaaactgaggcttggagggaTAAGATGACTTGTCCAACATTCCACCGCTGAGAAATGGCAAAGCCAGGGTCACCTGAGGCCTACCGCTTCGCCCCCACTGGGAGAACCAGCCACATGGGGGCAGCTATGCTCAATCGGACAGGACTCCACTGCAGCCAGTTGGTAGACGGCAGCTGGCCTGGCCCTAGGGAGTTTTAGGTGGGCACTGCTGTGGGGTGAGCCTGGTGCCTGCCAGCTCTCTAGTCAGCACACTGTGGGCTCGGACTCTGGTAAATAAGCCAGCCCCCACTGCTGGCAGAGATGCAGCATCCCTAGAACCAATGCTGATGCCCATCTGACCCCCCCAAAGCTGTGGCTGTCCATCACTAGCCAGCCCACCTACCAAGGAGCCCTCCAGTGGCTGCTTGTGGGAGCTGCAGCTCCCCCTGCACCCCTTGCCAGCAGTTGGTTGTAAGTTCTGAATCTCACCCCGCCCACAGGAGACCTACCTGATGAAGCACATGTCCAAACACACGGTGGTGGAGCACCTGGTGAGCCATCACTCGCCCCAGAGGACGGAGTCCCCCGGCATCCCAGTGCGAATTTCCCTCATCTGAGCCGACCCAAGGCGCCGCCCCGCCCTGCCCACTGGCAGACACAGACCCAGGCAGCACCAGGCCCCGACTCCCTCCAGGGGCCCTCCAGGAACAGCCGAGCTCTCTCATGACCTTCCTGACCTTCCAGAAAGCCTGGGCCGCAGAAGCCCTGCCCGGTCCAGCTCCGGGGGCGGCCAGGCCAACTGCAAGATTCTGGACTGTTTTGGTGGCATCCAAAGACGATCTCAGAGCACTTTGAACCTCTCTGCTGGGTTTTCCTTTTGTTCCCCACCCTTCACTTGcttcactgttcttttttttttttttttaagtttgttttggaaataacaaaaaagatatttattggCCAAGAAGTTGGTGCTGCTAAGACCGAGAAATTAAAAGAACCGGACAGATGGACACAGAGAACCAGAGGGCAGCGTGGGACCTTATCTTGCCACGGCCTCAGGTCTTGAGGGAAAGGCTCAAGCCTGGGTTTCTGGACTGCAAAGGGGGCCCccaggtgggaggggcaggaggcagcTGGAGTGAGCCGCTTGCCCCTGGGTGCCAGCTCGAGCCTCCAGAGCTGCGCCCTGGGCGTCACTGAGCAGAGGGATGTGGCAGCTACCAGGGCTACCCAGTCTTCAGGAGACGAAATGAGAGGGGCCGGGAGGTCCACAGGACCAAAGGGTGCAGTGTTGGCTGGGCTGGGTACAGGCCCAGggaaatggggtggggtgggctgggtAAGACCTGGCACCCCTGCTGCCCTGAAGACCACCCCAGTCTACCTCGGTGCTGGCCAAGAAACCTATTGGCTACCTCTCCCACCATCCCAGactgtgggcagggggagggagtgggCCTGGGGCAAGGACCCCCCCTCTCCAGAATTTCCTCCAGATGGGGCAGTGCCCAAGGAGGGGTTACTTGTCTTCCCTGCCATGGAGGGGAATCCCCAGCCCAGGCCCTAGGCCCCCTCGGCAGGGAAGGGATCCTCGGGGAGGAGGGTCccgggagcagaccctgccctcaGCTCCCACAGACACACCCCAATCTGAAAGCCATGCGTGTCCGTGTATATAGGAACCATGTACAGAGCCCGGAGAAGCCCCCCCTACAtcccctggggaaaaaaaaaaaaagaaaactagacagAAACTCATCTATATATTCTGTATCTGGAGTCCCGTTTTGAATATTAACTGTGTTATTTTTATACACTTTTTAAGCCTTAACTCGCCATTGATTTACCAGTTTAACGTCTCCTGGGGTTTCTTTTCCCACGGGGttctctgccccacccccatccctttgTTTGACTGGCGTCGTCTGATACTCAGTATTGTAGCTTTTTGTCCGCATGTTACTACCCTGTAAATACGCTGTTATACATACTGTTAACACCCCTTTGCTTTTTTCTATGGGACCTCCAGGCCACCATATTTAGAACTAGTTACcttattaaaaaagagaaaacagtctgTTGGCTTCTCAGTCTGCATCGTGGTGGCAGGGAGGTGAGGGCAGGTGCCCCTCAAGGCTTCAGGAACGAAGTTTGCATTATATTgaaggaaaggggtggggagcaaAAAAAGTCAAACGTGGGGGAAGACACTAAAGGGGGCAAGAAACAAAGGAATTCCAAACCCTCTgctctttgtatttctctgttgtGAAGAATAAACTGTACCTGCAGCCGGGTGGCGGCGGTGTGTGGCGTGCTCTGTgcgagggtggggctggggggcacCTTTCCactgctcctctcccctcccccgccccccacccccagactggGGGAAGAAGGGAAATGGCCCTTCCTGTGTCCATCACTCGCAGCCAAGGACCATGAGGGCTCAGAGGAGTGAGTTCCCCATGGTGGCTCATGGCTGAGTCACTTTCTGTCTCTCCCACGAGGCGGCTAGCACAGGGCCAGCCTTGATAAACCCTGGGGGAgttcctgcatctccctcctagGCAATCAAAACAGTGACCCCCATGGGGAAGATGTGTGTGCAGGGGACTTCTTGGTCCCCTCGATCACTGGACTAGCTGGAGGTTGTGAGGctggagctgctgctgctgcaggagcCCGAGGATGAAGCTGACTCCCAACAAAGCCAAGTGGAGAGCCGGAGACACATCATCGAGCCCGGAAGCTGTCCCGACCCCAGCACCGTCCTGTTACGTAAGCCAGTAGATCCTCGTTAGGGTTGATCTTTCGTTTTCCTCAAAGAGTCAGTTGCTAAACGTTTTCCACAACACCACTGGCTGACTCTGCAATCAGATTCTTCATTCAGTGAGTTAGGAACAAGTTAGGCGATGGTGGGCACCTGAACGGGAAAAtcctgtgtgtgtgggggggtgggggtgggtgggggtggatgGGGTGCTGTGTTGGGCCAGACACAAGCAGAAGGACAAAGGAGGCAGAAAGAAGCGGAGACGGACAGAGGAGACTGAGGGCCAGCCAGTGGCAACCTTAGCTCCTGACTTTGTCTCCATCTTCTGGCCCGCTCTAATTTCCTGCTTGTTCTCACATCAGTGAATTTATAAGTTACCGTGTGACATCAGgtaagttaattaacctctctgtgcccaatTTTCGCATAggtaaaatgagggaaataatagTAACCAATTTATAGGGTggatatgaggattaaatgaaccaATAGATATCTAAGGCTTAGAGctgtgcctggtgcatagtaagtACCCAATAAATGTAATTGTTATTATTTGACGTAGCCCTGATGGATTTATGTCCTTTCTGATCAGGGAACCCTGACTAGACAGCTGGTGATGTTTGGGAATTTTGGGGGGGCGACATCTGAGCTGGCATGGCAGGTGGGATGGCTGGACAGGTGAAGATTTTGCATGTAGCAGTGACCCTCGGGGGAATGGGAGTCTGATTTTCACCGGCTCACTTGGAAGCTCTCAGGAGCTTACGCGGTCCCTGAGGGTCCCAGCGTGGGTGCTGAGGATAGTGTTGATTAACAGGGACACTGATGGAAGCAGCGGCAGAAGGAGCTTATCCCCTGTTATCCCTGCTGCTGCTCTGAGCCTCTCTACACCTGAGCCTGCCCCACCCACACCTTGGGCCTCTGGGGAAGACAAAGGAGGTCCTCCACTCTGTTCCGCTGCAGCTTCTTTTACCACTCCCCCTCCTCAGGAAGGTCTTGACCCACAGCATGAGGCTCCTCCAGCCCAGCACCTGCAAACCCCTGACTCGTGCCATCACTTCCTCTTTAAAACAGGAAATGGCTGTCCTTCGGCGACTCCTTTGCACTCCACGAACTTGCTGGAGAAGGGGCAggcaaggagagggagaaggcaagTTATTTTCTGCGGCATCACAACCCCTGCAAGGAGGGTGATTGGCATCCCcactttacatatgagaaaactgagactcagcaaGGGTAAGGAACTAGTCCACAGCCATGCACAGAGTCAGAAGAGGAGCAGATTTCCATCCAGATCTTACTGGCCTGAGCTCAGGTCTCTGCTGGCCCAGGGCTCAGTGTGTGTGGCCCTTGGTGAATGATGAAGGCAGTGTAAGGTGGAGGACAGTCTCCCACCAGAGGAAGGGATGTCAGCCTATAGCCATCAAGCAATAACCTGTTCTTAGGCACACCTAGCCTGTTCTTAGCTCTAACCCAGAGTCCAAAAGGTCTTCTGGGTTCTGCTAATCTAGTTGAGGCAGGAGACACTGGGACCTTGGAACTGCTTGGGAGAAGGGAGATATCTCTTACATCATCAACTGGAAGTGTTTGTAAAAACTGTTACTATGTGAAAACCATCAGAGTTGGCTTATAGCCAGAATTGCTGTCCTACCTGAAAATAGTGGAGCCTGTTAAAAATGCAAGGTCTATGAGAACACTACACAAACGGGTCAGAAGACCTGGAGGGAAGTCCCACCCTCTCCGGGCCTCCGTTTTTCAACTGTCAGACAACACCTCAGGGACTTCCAGCAGATAACTTCCCCATCCCCACAGCTATTTCCCGGAGGAAACCACCTTTCCTGGAGAGCCTGATGACTTCACGCTTCTGTTCGGGACGTGTGTCTTTCCCTATTGAGGATGAAGAGCCTGGACAGCAGCCATGGATGAGGAAATTTATCTCCCAGACACTGCGGCCAAACAGCCATATGGGTCCCATGGCAAGGAAATGTCATTTTTATGGACTTGGATTCTCTAGGAGAAAGGGCCATAGGACACTTtggaataatgtattttattatcaTATTACTTAAATATGTACAAACTTTGCCGAGGGCGGCGGAGGTGAACCGGATGCCACTGTGTTTCTCTATCTGGGGCTCCTGCCCAGTGGCAGCTCTATTTGACCTGAGGGCCAGTCCTGCTTTCCAGCTGCTGACCTCACAGACTGACTCACAGATTCTCTGGGTCCTTACATAGTTTTGTTCCCTTTTTGTGCCTCAGTCCCATTTAAAAAAGTggggggatatggggaaggggCTAAAACGTCTCTTCGGCCTCCACTGAACTCAGTAAGGTCAGAGGTGACAGGTTTCCAGGCAGCTGGCGGTATCTGGGTCGCCGTGGAAAGTCAGGGAAGGGATGGATAGCCCGCCTCAGGGAGGCGCTCCCCAAAGGCCAGGCCTCCTCCTGCCACCTCCGCGCGGGGGCGATATTCACGCAgtctccccgccctccccccccacccctcaccagCGCCACGCTGCTTCCAGAAGGGCCCCACCGGCGTTCGGGCCTCCGGGCCGAGGGCGCCGCTAGCCGGGCAGCAGGGCGTACTCCTTGGTCGCTCAGATCAGTTGGGGGCGGCGGATCTCGGCCCGGCGGCTGATGTCGGGGCTCCAGCAGAACTCGGGTGACAGCAGCTTGGCGGGCTTGTGCAGTCAGAAGAACTTGTTGAGGTGGCTCTCGTCGTGCCAGCGCACCTCCAGGCCCCGCACGCAGTAGGCTGTCAGCTGCCGCAGAGCCGCCACGCTGCCCCCGAACACGGCCGCGTGGTAGAAGTCGCCCTCGCCCGGGCCCAGCGCGGCGGCTGAGCGCGCGTCCCGCTCGAAGGGCAGCAGCCGCCTCCGCCAACGGTAGTGCCAGGCGTGCAGCTGCGCCACCGACCCGGCCAGCGCCTCGGGCCCGAAAGTCCCGCTGAAGTGCTGGTCCACGGCCATGCAGAACACGAAGCGTGCCTCGCGCCCCAGCCGCCCGCCCAGCGCTGCGTGCAGCGTGCGCATGCGCGCCATGGACACGTTCTGCCAGCGCCGCTCGCGCGCCGCGCGCTCCACGCGCAGCCGGCGGCCCGGGCCCAGCCGCACGCGGCGCACGGCGACCGGGCCCTCGGTGAACACATAGTATACCACGCGCTGGCCCACCATGAAGTGCTGCTCGGCCGTCTCCAGGAAGCGCGCCAGGTACTTCTCCAGGTATctgccgggcggggcggggccgtcTTGAGTTAGCCGGGCCTCGGCGCACTCTGCCATCCGCGGAGGCGTCGGGCTTCTCAGCCCTCCCCTAGCCCGTCCTTGTGACCCTGCAACTCCAGTCCCTGGAACTCCAGAACTGTCCAGCCCCAGAATCATCCGAGGTGGATTAAAAGTAATTACCCATTGTTTGACACCCCTGCCCGGAGAGGCCCTGTGTTCCCCGCATGAACGTGGCTCTCCCTGACGGCTTCGGTCACTAGAGTCCCGAGGAAGGGATGCTGTGCTGGCCCTTGGGAGGACCGGCTCGTTAGCCTTTGTCTCTTTAGAGCTCTGACCCTTTGCTTAAGAAGTCCCagagctcagggcttccctggtggtgcagtggttaggagtccgcctgccaatgcagggcacaccggttcgagccttggtccggtaagataccacatgccccggagcgactaaggccgtgcgccacaactactgagcctgcgctctagagcccacgagccacaactactgagcccgaac is a window encoding:
- the A3GALT2 gene encoding LOW QUALITY PROTEIN: alpha-1,3-galactosyltransferase 2 (The sequence of the model RefSeq protein was modified relative to this genomic sequence to represent the inferred CDS: inserted 1 base in 1 codon; substituted 1 base at 1 genomic stop codon); translated protein: MALRRGLRAWKRIFXILSALGLLGLLPHGLPVVRHLEVLTPMGVCPLARMSLPRDNFTGPLHPWARPQVPTCTCWGAPIIWDGTFDPDVAQQEAVQQNLTIGLTVFAAGRYLEKYLARFLETAEQHFMVGQRVVYYVFTEGPVAVRRVRLGPGRRLRVERAARERRWQNVSMARMRTLHAALGGRLGREARFVFCMAVDQHFSGTFGPEALAGSVAQLHAWHYRWRRRLLPFERDARSAAALGPGEGDFYHAAVFGGSVAALRQLTAYCVRGLEVRWHDESHLNKFFXLHKPAKLLSPEFCWSPDISRRAEIRRPQLI